A genomic window from Diorhabda sublineata isolate icDioSubl1.1 chromosome 8, icDioSubl1.1, whole genome shotgun sequence includes:
- the LOC130448140 gene encoding histone H2A deubiquitinase MYSM1-like: protein MADEDEIDILGDFQLDSDTNLYDGGPLISQNSELLNCDYTIHPQWLLDRPSTNPDNWYDTSVSTNSLEKSQPPEIDALGLLSTENCITDESGWTEKEKSLLESGMEIFGKSNIRLSQFIGSKTAPEVKYYLKNFYLENHVNKKSNDNASEGDIINGTHIPASIEEVVAVVSTAKPTIQLPIHNPRKKITSTLMEVKDSERSRDRSPLKKKFSNKSNRADVDKIHRIIGGMRPKSFKIKSKMKCNRIIQQETEENNVFKRVEITTGQGLSVPICKGEQIIKLKQTSEDSDTDVEVDVEVSDEETKPETANLPTATSNIDSNVKQLPVDVRKDPIDLSKVSESVSNELKTLEIPKNELGLGDEITDIEKILNCDYFTGNSSKTPDRYLKIRNHIVNGWLKQKPKYLNKTISRQGLKNCGDVNSFGKIHFFLEQIGAINFGCDQVNYERPLIEVLQEKMAAKEKKKNENKNAIRDSNVSGNRMRNKTKFNNDGEGGYTMSHDEQGRVIKHTIVNENQVVKAKPCIRKPIIRLVYCRPFKNNKSQPYQIKINLPTLLTMDFHSHTCLSEIMGLVAGYWSLEQRTMFINHYEPCLNMASSATHCDMCPISQAKATDLIHEKGLDIMGWFHSHPTFAPEPSNQDLETQQSVQRWIGKDKPCIGMIMSPFSLNGALVASPFTCMIVHQETNVSDDKQLIPYKFNVEVEAIPFDLDEFMKNITRILRFDVGQKDKIDFLKPYCHSPNITFMEKYITSVRMHLAKVGTLDKEICERIINGIKNICGSSNF from the exons atggCTGACGAAGATGAAATTGATATATTGGGAGATTTTCAACTCGATTCTGATACAAATTT ATATGATGGGGGACCTTTAATATCACAAAATTCGGAATTATTAAACTGTGATTATACCATACATCCACAATGGTTGTTAGATAGGCCAAGTACAAATCCAGATAATTGGTATGATACGAGCGTATCTACAAATTCGTTAGAAAAGTCGCAACCACCAGAAATTGATGCCCTCGGTCTTCTATCAACTGAAAATTGTATTACTGACGAAAGCGGTTggacagaaaaagaaaaaagcttATTAGAAAGTGGGATGGAGATTTTTGGTAAAAGCAACATAAGATTATCTCAGTTTATAGGATCTAAAACGGCTCCAGAGGTGAAatactatttgaaaaatttttatttggaaaatcaCGTCAATAAGAAATCTAACGACAACGCTTCCGAGGGAGACATTATAAATGGCACTCAT ATACCGGCTAGTATTGAAGAAGTAGTTGCAGTAGTAAGTACAGCAAAACCGACTATACAACTTCCTATCCACAATCCTCGAAAGAAAATTACCTCGACGCTAATGGAAGTTAAAGATAGTGAACGGAGCAGGGATAGATCACCGTTAAAGAAGAAATTCAGCAATAAAAGTAATAGGGCAGACGTGGATAAAATTCATAGGATCATCGGCGGAATGAGAcctaaaagtttcaaaattaaatcgaaaatgaaatgTAACAGGATTATACAACAAGAAACTGAGGAAAATAACGTATTTAAGAGAGTTGAAATCACAACCGGTCAAGGTTTGTCCGTACCAATTTGCAAAGGAGAACAAATA ATTAAGTTGAAGCAAACATCAGAAGATTCCGATACAGACGTCGAAGTAGACGTGGAAGTTTCCGACGAAGAAACAAAACCAGAAACCGCAAATTTACCAACAGCAACTTCCAATATTGATAGTAACGTAAAACAACTACCGGTAGATGTACGAAAAGACCCCATCGATTTGTCTAAAGTCAGCGAATCCGTATCAAATGAATTGAAAACCTTGGAAATTCCTAAAAACGAACTCGGTTTAGGTGACGAAATCACcgatatagaaaaaatattgaactgtGATTATTTCACTGGTAATTCATCGAAAACACCAGATAGATATTTGAag atacgTAACCATATAGTGAACGGTTGGTTGAAACAGAAACCGAAGTATCTCAACAAAACCATAAGTCGACAGGGTTTAAAAAATTGCGGGGACGTCAATAGTTTCggtaaaatacatttttttctagaGCAAATCGGAGCTATTAACTTCGGTTGCG ATCAAGTAAACTACGAACGACCTTTGATTGAGGTTTTACAGGAAAAAATGGCGgccaaagaaaaaaagaaaaacgaaaataaaaacgCTATAAGAGATTCGAACGTATCTGGCAACAGGATGAGGAACAAAACGAAATTCAACAAC gacGGAGAAGGAGGATATACCATGTCACATGACGAACAAGGTCGCGTTATAAAACATACGATAGTAAACGAAAATCAAGTGGTTAAAGCGAAGCCCTGTATAAGAAAACCGATAATAAGACTCGTTTATTGCCgcccatttaaaaataataaatcc CAACCGTACCAAATTAAAATCAACCTACCGACTTTATTAACCATGGATTTCCATTCGCATACTTGTTTATCGGAAATAATGGGACTAGTGGCCGGTTATTGGTCGTTGGAACAACGAACTATGTTCATAAATCATTACGAACCGTGCCTTAATATGGCCTCTTCGGCCACACACTGTGATATGTGTCCTATTTCGCAAGCCAAAGCCACAGAtttaatacacgaaaaaggtTTGGATATCATGGG ATGGTTCCATTCGCATCCAACTTTCGCTCCGGAACCTTCCAATCAGGATTTGGAAACTCAACAATCGGTTCAACGATGGATAGGTAAAGATAAACCTTGCATCGGTATGATAATGTCACCGTTCAGTTTGAACGGGGCACTCGTCGCGTCACCTTTTACATGTATGATAGTTCATCAAGAAACTAATGTCTCAGATGATAAACAACTGATACCGTACAAATTTAATGTCGAAGTCGAGGCGATACCATTCGATTtggacgaatttatgaaaaatatcacgAGAATTTTGAGATTCGATGTCGGTCAAAAagataaaatcgattttctgAAACCGTATTGTCACAGTCCGAATATTACGTTTATGGAAAAA TACATTACCAGCGTTCGGATGCATTTGGCTAAAGTGGGAACGTTGGATAAAGAAATCTGCGAACGAATTATCAAcggtatcaaaaatatttgcggTTCTAGTAACTTTTAA
- the LOC130448141 gene encoding cystathionine gamma-lyase yields the protein MARVGQSGDHDKYLPLPKGFATAAIHHHQEAEQWNSMAVVTPIVTSTTFKQYGPANFKKYEYGRSGNPTREVLENLLAKLDGVNYGLTFSSGLGALTVLAGLFESGDNFIIGDDVYGGTNRLFNKVFSKFNIEITLVDLVDLKNLENAIKPNTKLIWLETPTNPTLKVIDIKKASEIAKRNNILLAVDNTFLTPYLQRPIELGADLAVYSLTKYMNGHSDVIMGSMVTNDKELYDKLKYLQNAMGVVPAPFDCYQVTRSLKTLALRMQQHKFNGITVAEYLEAHPMVEKVLHPGLESHPQHELFKRQTSGHSGIFSFYLKGDLKKSETFLSALQVFTLAESLGGYESLAELPSVMTHASVDSDLRARLGITDNLIRLSVGLEDVEDLIDDLEQAFQKVKHSF from the exons aTGGCTCGAGTAGGGCAATCCGGTGACCATGACAAATACTTACCATTACCTAAAGGCTTCGCTACTGCTGCCATCCATCATCACCAAGAAGCTGAACAATGGAATTCAATGGCGGTAGTAACCCCCATTGTAACATCTACGACTTTCAAACAATACGGGCCTGCTAACTTCAAA AAATACGAATATGGTAGATCGGGTAATCCTACTAGAGAAGTATTAGAAAATCTATTGGCTAAATTAGATGGCGTTAATTACGGATTAACTTTTTCTTCGGGTCTTGGAGCTTTGACTGTTCTAGCAGGACTTTTCGAGAGCGGAGACAATTTCATAATCGGAGATGACGTATATGGAGGCACTAATCgtttatttaataaagttttttctaaattcaacaTAGAAATAACCCTAGTGGATTTGGTGGATTTGAAAAATCTCGAGAACGCAATCAAACCAAACACGAAA ttgatttGGCTGGAAACTCCGACTAATCCCACGTTGAAGGTGATCGATATCAAAAAGGCTTCAGAAATTGCTAAACGGAATAATATTTTACTGGCAGTGGATAATACGTTCTTAACTCCATATTTACAAAGACCTATAGAATTAGGAGCTGATTTGGCCGTTTATTCTCTCACCAAATATATGAATGGGCATTCTGACGTTATTATGGGCTCAATGGTAACAAATGATAAAGAACTTtatgataaattgaaatatttacaaaacg CTATGGGTGTCGTTCCAGCTCCTTTCGATTGTTATCAAGTTACAAGGAGTCTGAAAACGTTGGCGTTGAGGATGCAACAACACAAATTCAACGGAATAACGGTAGCCGAATATCTAGAAGCCCATCCTATGGTAGAGAAAGTATTACATCCAg GCCTCGAGTCCCATCCTCAGCACGAGCTGTTCAAAAGACAAACCAGCGGTCACAGCGGCATTTTTTCCTTCTACTTGAAGGGGGATCTAAAGAAATCAGAAACTTTTCTATCGGCTTTGCAAGTTTTCACGCTAGCGGAAAGTTTAGGAGGGTACGAAAGCTTGGCTGAGTTACC ttctgTAATGACGCACGCTTCAGTAGACTCAGATCTCAGGGCTCGATTGGGTATCACGGATAATCTAATCAGATTATCCGTGGGACTGGAAGACGTAGAAGATTTAATCGATGATTTGGAACAGGCCTTCCAAAAAGTCAAACATTCCTTTTAA
- the LOC130448142 gene encoding mitochondrial inner membrane protease subunit 1, with amino-acid sequence MLSNFLSNFRNIIKYGCLAHCTFQFVGDFVVCSGPSMEPTLHSDDVLLTEHVSTLRNKINKGDIVIAKCPTNPNQQICKRVVALPGEKVKTGFTSHVYVPIGHVWLEGDNSYNSLDSRSYGPVPQGLIKSRAVCKVWPLKDLSLLVR; translated from the coding sequence ATGTTAAGtaattttttaagcaattttagGAACATAATAAAATACGGTTGTTTAGCTCACTGCACTTTTCAATTCGTTGGAGATTTCGTAGTATGTTCAGGTCCTTCAATGGAACCGACTTTACATTCAGACGACGTTCTACTTACCGAACACGTTTCAACTctgagaaacaaaataaataaaggtGATATAGTAATTGCCAAATGTCCTACGAATCCTAACCAGCAGATATGTAAAAGAGTAGTAGCTCTACCTGGAGAAAAAGTTAAAACTGGTTTTACATCACACGTATATGTCCCTATTGGACATGTATGGTTAGAAGGTGATAATTCGTATAATTCTTTAGATAGTAGATCTTACGGACCCGTACCGCAaggtttaataaaaagtagagctGTTTGTAAAGTTTGGCCTCTTAAAGATCTCTCTCTACTAGTAAGGTAa